The Thermococcus peptonophilus genomic sequence GCCGCGATAGCGGAGGTGATTAAGTTATGATCAGAGAACTGTACCTGGGAATGCTCTTTGCAATCACGACGTACCTGACCTACATCGGCTTTGATGAGAAGGTTTTCCTCGTTCTAACTCTGGCTTCGGCACTCTCTTTCTTCTTCTGGGGGGCTGGCTACGCATACCTCACCGTTCTGGGGATTGTTCTCGTGTATTTCAATCGAGGAGGTCTTTACGGGCTGTCCCTCCTTTCCCTCGCCATAATATTCGTCGAGTCAGTCCATCTCACGCGCATCAGGTCCCCAATGAGGCACTATGGGATGCTCTTCGTGGCAGTCATGCTTGCAATTCCAATCTACTACATCGTTCAGATTATCTCCGCTTACCTCCCCAGCCTGAGCAACACCACGGTGGCGGCCTTCTTCATCGTCTCGCTCTATCTGACTTTCTATTTCGTGCTCAGACGGTGATGCTCCAGTTTCCCCATTTTTTCAGGACTTCCCTTGCCCTTTCCAGACCCAGCCTTACGCACTCCTTAAGGGGAAGACCCCTCGAATAGCCAGCGAGGAAACCGCCGGCAAAGGCGTCCCCGCCGCCCGTTGGATCAACGATCTCCTCGGGTTCTATCGGAAGGGCCTGGAATTCTCTGAACGAGCCATCGTATATGAGGACTCCCTTTTCACCGCGGGTTATTACGACCGTCTTTGCTCCCCACTCGTGAAGAACTCTCGCGGCCTCTTTGACATCATCCGCTCCAGTGATCATGATGGCCTCTCTCTCGTTAGGAAAGATTATTTCGGCCCTCGATACTATCTCCTGCAGGAGGTCTCTTCTCTTAACGTACTCTTCCTTGTACGTTGGGTTGAAATCAATGGTAACTATTTTCCCCTTTAAGCGGTTGAGGAGCTTCAGCTGTTCTTCCGGCGGAATCGGGGAAATGTGGAAGACTTTAGCATCGAGGTACTCCTTGGGGATTGAGATTTCGCCCATTTTCTGGGCGACCCCCATTTCAACCGGGGCATCAAC encodes the following:
- a CDS encoding carbohydrate kinase family protein codes for the protein MLDLVVIGHVSIDTLIFPNGRRVTMPGGAAAGVATSAALAGAKVGLVTKIGEDFPKEWLQVLSSVVDIRGIQILPGKTIHIYMIYHEDGSVDAPVEMGVAQKMGEISIPKEYLDAKVFHISPIPPEEQLKLLNRLKGKIVTIDFNPTYKEEYVKRRDLLQEIVSRAEIIFPNEREAIMITGADDVKEAARVLHEWGAKTVVITRGEKGVLIYDGSFREFQALPIEPEEIVDPTGGGDAFAGGFLAGYSRGLPLKECVRLGLERAREVLKKWGNWSITV